The Kroppenstedtia pulmonis genome has a segment encoding these proteins:
- the meaB gene encoding methylmalonyl Co-A mutase-associated GTPase MeaB: MQEWVEAICRGDRRRIARAISLIENGTDLKDDLLGALYPLTGKAYVVGITGSPGAGKSTLVDRLIDDLRHRELKVGILAVDPTSPFTGGALLGDRVRMTRHALDEGVFIRSMGSRGSLGGLARGTKEAVRVLDAAGMDVIFVETVGVGQSEIDIMHMADTVALVLTPGSGDAVQVFKAGIMEVADLFIVNKADLPGAGKLVRDIKEMLHLAKGENDWMPSIVQTSPKNDSGVETIWPEMVRHREHLQQSGLWRDRRLSHLRREVQEIMEARLQNWLGEEMKKTAFQQDLDQVQSRDKDPHQVAKYWMRSLIPCREKKEADS; encoded by the coding sequence GTGCAGGAATGGGTTGAGGCCATTTGCCGGGGAGATCGGCGTCGGATTGCCAGGGCGATCAGTTTAATCGAAAATGGAACGGACTTAAAAGACGATTTGTTGGGAGCCCTTTACCCCTTAACCGGTAAAGCCTATGTGGTTGGAATCACAGGCTCACCCGGTGCGGGAAAAAGCACCCTGGTGGATCGTCTGATTGATGATTTGCGACATCGGGAACTGAAAGTGGGGATTTTAGCAGTAGATCCCACCAGTCCCTTTACCGGAGGAGCTTTACTGGGAGACCGGGTACGGATGACCCGCCATGCTTTGGATGAAGGAGTGTTTATCCGGAGTATGGGGAGCCGGGGCAGTCTGGGAGGGTTGGCACGGGGAACCAAGGAGGCAGTACGGGTACTGGACGCCGCCGGGATGGATGTCATCTTCGTGGAAACCGTGGGTGTGGGTCAGTCGGAAATCGATATCATGCATATGGCTGACACAGTAGCTTTGGTGCTGACACCCGGAAGCGGAGATGCAGTGCAAGTCTTTAAAGCAGGGATCATGGAAGTGGCTGATTTATTCATTGTTAATAAAGCGGACTTGCCAGGTGCCGGCAAACTGGTACGAGATATCAAAGAGATGCTCCATTTGGCCAAAGGGGAGAATGACTGGATGCCTTCCATCGTACAAACCTCCCCAAAAAATGACAGCGGCGTGGAAACCATTTGGCCGGAAATGGTTCGCCATCGTGAACATCTTCAACAGTCCGGGCTTTGGAGGGATCGCCGCCTTTCACATTTGCGACGGGAAGTACAGGAAATCATGGAGGCACGTTTGCAAAACTGGCTGGGGGAAGAGATGAAAAAAACCGCCTTTCAACAGGACCTCGACCAGGTGCAGTCCCGGGATAAAGATCCTCACCAAGTGGCGAAATACTGGATGAGATCCCTGATTCCATGTCGGGAGAAGAAGGAGGCGGATTCATGA
- a CDS encoding acyl-CoA dehydrogenase, giving the protein MQFRLSDEHEMMRKMVRDFAVEKVAPTADERDEEERFDRSIFDQMGALGLTGIPWPEETGGAGSDYLSYVIAVEELSRVCASTGVTLSAHISLAGWPIYRFGTPEQKERFLRPMAEGKKIGAYGLTEPGSGSDAAGMRTTAVRKGDGYLLNGNKIFITNGGEAEVYLVFAVTDADKKHKGITAFIVEEGTPGFSIGKKEKKLGIRSSPTTEIIMEDCYIPAENRLGEEGQGFKIAMMTLDGGRNGIAAQAVGIAQGALDEALAYAKERQQFGKPIAKLQGIQFKLADMATQIEAARLLTYQAAWLESQGLPYGKASAMAKLYAGDIAMNVTTEAVQILGGYGYTREYPVERMMRDAKITQIYEGTNEIQRVVIAGHLLRDQ; this is encoded by the coding sequence ATGCAATTTCGCTTAAGTGATGAACATGAAATGATGCGTAAAATGGTAAGAGATTTTGCAGTGGAAAAAGTGGCACCTACAGCTGATGAACGGGATGAGGAGGAAAGGTTTGACCGCTCTATATTTGACCAGATGGGTGCCTTGGGCTTAACGGGGATTCCGTGGCCGGAGGAAACAGGAGGAGCGGGTTCCGATTATCTCAGTTATGTGATTGCAGTGGAAGAGTTATCCCGGGTTTGCGCTTCTACCGGAGTGACACTTTCGGCTCATATTTCCCTGGCAGGGTGGCCGATTTACCGTTTTGGAACACCGGAACAAAAAGAGCGCTTCCTGCGTCCCATGGCAGAAGGAAAAAAGATAGGTGCCTATGGATTGACCGAGCCGGGATCCGGCTCCGATGCGGCAGGAATGCGAACAACTGCGGTAAGAAAAGGAGACGGCTACCTTCTCAATGGAAACAAGATTTTTATTACCAATGGAGGCGAAGCGGAGGTATACCTTGTTTTCGCCGTAACGGATGCGGATAAAAAGCACAAAGGGATTACTGCATTTATTGTGGAAGAAGGGACACCTGGATTTTCCATCGGGAAAAAAGAAAAAAAGCTGGGGATTCGTTCCTCACCCACCACGGAAATTATCATGGAGGATTGTTACATTCCTGCGGAAAATCGTCTGGGAGAAGAAGGGCAGGGCTTTAAAATTGCCATGATGACATTGGATGGCGGGCGGAATGGCATCGCCGCCCAGGCTGTGGGAATTGCCCAAGGCGCTTTGGATGAAGCACTGGCCTATGCCAAGGAGCGTCAACAATTTGGAAAGCCCATTGCCAAGTTACAGGGGATTCAATTTAAGCTGGCGGATATGGCCACTCAAATTGAGGCAGCCCGGTTGCTCACTTATCAGGCGGCTTGGCTGGAAAGTCAAGGGCTTCCCTATGGAAAGGCTTCTGCCATGGCCAAGTTGTATGCCGGAGACATTGCTATGAATGTGACGACGGAAGCTGTACAGATCCTGGGAGGATACGGTTATACCCGGGAATATCCCGTGGAACGGATGATGCGGGATGCCAAGATCACACAAATCTATGAAGGAACCAATGAAATTCAGCGTGTGGTGATTGCGGGGCACCTGTTGCGGGATCAATGA
- a CDS encoding TetR/AcrR family transcriptional regulator, whose amino-acid sequence MSQDEKGIPSMVKNRQLVERRRQQIVQAACDLFVRKGFHKTTTREIAKECGLSIGTMYEYIQTKEDVLYLVCDFIHSELESRLRKALEDTGTGRECLIRAVAQHFKVMEEMSDNVLLIYQETKSLPKKAMESILRREEEITSLFAEILHKGIDDGTLQLDTSSVRLMAHNIIVLGQMWTFRRWALSGHYTLKEFTEKQTSLLLHELTHEGKGGK is encoded by the coding sequence ATGAGCCAGGATGAAAAGGGGATTCCCTCCATGGTGAAAAACCGGCAGCTGGTGGAGCGAAGGCGACAACAGATTGTACAAGCGGCTTGTGACCTTTTTGTACGAAAAGGATTTCACAAAACCACGACCCGGGAAATCGCCAAGGAGTGTGGTTTGTCCATCGGAACCATGTATGAATATATTCAAACCAAAGAGGACGTCCTGTACCTTGTCTGTGATTTCATCCATTCCGAACTGGAATCCCGTTTGCGAAAGGCCCTGGAAGATACGGGAACCGGAAGAGAGTGCCTGATCCGGGCTGTAGCTCAGCATTTTAAAGTAATGGAAGAAATGAGTGACAATGTCCTTCTCATCTATCAGGAGACCAAATCTTTACCGAAAAAGGCGATGGAGTCCATTCTCCGACGGGAAGAGGAGATTACCTCTTTGTTTGCTGAGATTCTGCATAAAGGAATCGATGATGGCACCTTGCAATTGGATACTTCCTCTGTTCGATTAATGGCCCATAACATTATCGTGTTGGGACAGATGTGGACATTCCGCCGTTGGGCCTTATCCGGCCACTATACCTTAAAGGAGTTCACAGAAAAGCAGACATCTTTGTTACTTCACGAACTTACTCATGAAGGTAAGGGAGGAAAATGA